The Peribacillus simplex genome contains a region encoding:
- a CDS encoding carbamoyl phosphate synthase small subunit encodes MKSYLYLENGSVFEGELLTKSTEKTITGEIVFFTGMTGYQEVLTDPSYKDQIVIFTYPLIGNYGINEYDFESKKPHVAGVIVYEGNMSHSHYQAKYSLGEYLDKWNIPLLSHVDTRAVVKNIRQEGSMQAVITAEEKYNVVPGLNGLSAHVAEVSTKVIECFGEGDKHVVMMDFGYKKSILDSLVEQGCRVSVVPFDTEFEQIRDLKPDGILLSNGPGDPKQLEYLLGNIKKIITNFPTMGICLGHQLTALALGGNTKKMLFGHRGANQPVVDLKTKRVYMSSQNHSYEVDEPSLQGTSLQVRFRNVNDNTVEGLMHEDLPIFTTQYHPEANPGPIESSLLFNDFLQMINDYSGREKAYA; translated from the coding sequence ATGAAAAGCTATCTATATTTAGAGAATGGTTCCGTCTTTGAAGGGGAACTGCTGACTAAATCGACTGAAAAAACAATCACTGGAGAGATTGTCTTTTTCACAGGAATGACCGGATATCAAGAAGTGTTGACAGATCCTTCATATAAGGACCAGATTGTCATCTTCACATACCCGCTGATCGGAAATTATGGAATCAATGAATATGATTTTGAAAGTAAGAAGCCGCATGTTGCCGGTGTGATTGTATATGAAGGAAATATGAGCCATTCCCATTATCAAGCTAAATATTCACTTGGTGAATATTTAGACAAGTGGAACATTCCTCTTTTAAGCCATGTTGACACAAGAGCGGTCGTTAAGAATATAAGACAGGAAGGTTCCATGCAGGCTGTCATCACAGCGGAAGAAAAATACAATGTCGTACCCGGCCTGAATGGTTTATCAGCCCACGTTGCTGAGGTATCCACAAAGGTTATCGAGTGTTTTGGGGAAGGCGACAAGCACGTGGTGATGATGGATTTCGGCTATAAAAAATCCATATTGGATTCATTGGTCGAACAAGGCTGCCGAGTCTCTGTCGTACCATTCGATACTGAATTCGAACAAATCAGGGACTTGAAGCCAGATGGAATTTTGCTTTCAAATGGGCCTGGGGATCCAAAACAGCTTGAATACCTTTTAGGAAACATTAAAAAGATCATTACGAATTTTCCAACGATGGGCATTTGCCTCGGTCATCAATTAACGGCCCTTGCCTTAGGTGGAAATACCAAAAAAATGCTGTTTGGGCATCGCGGTGCGAATCAGCCCGTGGTCGATTTGAAAACGAAAAGGGTGTATATGAGTTCACAGAACCATAGTTATGAGGTTGATGAACCGAGCTTACAAGGAACATCGCTGCAAGTGAGATTCAGAAACGTGAATGATAACACGGTTGAGGGGCTCATGCATGAAGACTTGCCAATCTTCACTACGCAGTACCACCCAGAGGCAAATCCAGGACCTATCGAGAGTTCATTACTATTCAACGACTTTTTACAAATGATAAATGATTATAGCGGGAGAGAAAAAGCTTATGCCTAA
- a CDS encoding carbamoyl phosphate synthase large subunit, producing MPKDDTIQTILVIGSGPIVIGQAAEFDYAGTQACLALKEEGYKVILVNNNPATIMTDDMNADAVYFEPLTVDVLEKIISKEKPDGLLATLGGQTGLNLAYQLDDAGVLEKYKVKLLGTPIDSIKKGEDRELFRELMFEIGEPVPDSTIVHTLEEALAFADKIGFPIIVRPAYTLGGTGGGIADSLDTFKELVRGGLQESPITQCLIERSIAGYKEVEYEVMRDGNNTCITICNMENIDPVGIHTGDSIVVAPSQTLSDDEFQMLRAASIKIISALGIIGGCNIQFALDPNSKQYYLIEVNPRVSRSSALASKATGYPIARIAAKLAVGYNLSELINPVTKSTYSSFEPALDYVAVKFPRWPFDKFTTANRKLGTQMKATGEVMALHRSFEGGVQKAVDSLELKTIGLQLSSLKNNTVPELWGKLAEKSDERIFVIFEMLRKGVTIEEIHEATAIDYFFLKSFASLIQNELEIEAKEIDQVTREDLQFYKEKGFSDRYLASVWKVNEMEVRAHRKSLGVTAAYKTVDTCAAEFESHTNYHYSTYFGENEQKKTAKKKVLMIGSGPIRIGQGIEFDYCSVHGVYALQDENVETIMINNNPETVSTDFATADRLYFEPLTLEYVLNVIEAEDIEDVIVQFGGQTAINLAKGLEDYGVNLLGTSFDTLDQLEDRDRFYQLLQKLDIPHVPGSMANGEEQLIASAEAIGFPVLLRPSYVIGGQGMEIIRSKESLLNRIANGSALVYPVLIDSYIPGKEAEIDLIADGNDVYIPIIAEHIEKAGVHSGDSMALLPAQSLTDDIKDKMTLYAKKLVRELGYKGLMNIQFVIEGNSVYVLEVNPRASRTIPIISKVTDVSLVQIATKILLGKYSLSNVFEKTGLMEEIPYAVVKYPVFSTFALSGLDSKVGPEMKSTGEGIAIGKTVNEALSKVFHAQKAKHTSGVYQSESVQLSEDLLMQIKEAGLTLGNSDFDKWLNEGNAAVVLAYGTTEEDKKLRLLAAKYRLLAFTEEETFKAYLQSVENVDPGVTSLQEWLVPYSKGVSHV from the coding sequence ATGCCTAAGGACGACACGATACAGACCATTTTAGTGATTGGTTCGGGGCCGATTGTCATCGGGCAGGCCGCCGAATTCGATTATGCAGGTACACAGGCCTGCCTTGCTTTAAAGGAAGAAGGATATAAAGTCATACTGGTCAACAACAATCCTGCAACGATCATGACTGATGATATGAATGCGGATGCTGTCTATTTCGAACCTCTAACAGTTGATGTACTTGAAAAAATCATTTCCAAAGAAAAGCCGGATGGCCTGCTCGCTACATTAGGCGGTCAAACAGGATTGAATCTTGCTTATCAATTGGATGATGCGGGGGTACTTGAAAAATATAAAGTCAAATTATTGGGAACTCCGATCGACTCCATCAAAAAAGGGGAGGATCGTGAACTGTTCCGTGAATTGATGTTTGAAATAGGTGAACCTGTTCCCGACAGTACAATTGTCCATACACTTGAAGAAGCGTTGGCATTTGCCGACAAAATCGGTTTCCCCATCATCGTTCGTCCCGCTTATACACTCGGCGGAACTGGCGGTGGGATTGCTGATTCACTTGATACCTTTAAGGAACTTGTACGGGGCGGACTGCAAGAAAGCCCGATAACACAATGCTTGATTGAAAGAAGCATAGCTGGTTATAAGGAAGTAGAATATGAAGTTATGCGAGATGGCAACAATACGTGCATCACCATCTGTAATATGGAAAATATCGATCCGGTTGGGATTCATACAGGTGATTCGATCGTCGTGGCACCATCACAGACTTTATCGGACGATGAGTTTCAGATGCTGCGTGCCGCTTCCATTAAAATCATTTCCGCTTTAGGTATCATTGGCGGCTGTAACATTCAATTTGCACTTGATCCGAACAGCAAGCAATATTATTTAATAGAAGTAAACCCGCGCGTCAGCCGTTCATCGGCACTAGCTTCCAAAGCAACAGGTTATCCCATAGCCCGCATAGCTGCAAAGCTCGCTGTCGGCTACAATTTATCGGAGCTCATCAATCCAGTAACGAAAAGCACATATTCAAGCTTCGAGCCTGCTCTTGACTATGTAGCTGTAAAGTTCCCGCGGTGGCCATTCGATAAATTCACGACCGCCAACCGCAAATTGGGAACACAGATGAAGGCGACTGGTGAAGTGATGGCTTTACACCGCAGCTTTGAGGGGGGAGTCCAAAAGGCCGTCGATTCTTTGGAATTGAAAACGATTGGGCTGCAGCTATCATCTCTGAAAAATAATACAGTTCCTGAACTTTGGGGAAAGCTTGCCGAAAAATCTGATGAACGCATCTTTGTCATTTTTGAAATGCTTAGAAAAGGTGTGACGATTGAAGAAATCCATGAAGCAACAGCCATAGATTATTTCTTCCTTAAATCCTTTGCTTCATTGATCCAAAACGAATTGGAAATTGAAGCTAAGGAAATCGATCAGGTAACAAGGGAAGATCTTCAATTTTACAAGGAAAAGGGCTTTTCAGATCGCTATCTTGCTTCCGTATGGAAAGTAAATGAAATGGAAGTGAGAGCACACAGGAAATCACTGGGCGTAACTGCTGCCTACAAAACGGTTGATACATGTGCAGCCGAGTTCGAATCACATACGAACTACCACTATTCAACATATTTTGGTGAGAACGAACAGAAAAAAACGGCCAAAAAGAAAGTGTTGATGATTGGCAGCGGTCCGATCCGCATCGGACAGGGAATAGAATTTGATTACTGTTCGGTTCACGGTGTTTATGCACTCCAGGATGAAAATGTCGAAACGATCATGATCAATAATAACCCAGAAACGGTAAGCACGGATTTTGCGACGGCAGACCGCCTATATTTCGAACCTTTAACTCTTGAATATGTTCTGAATGTAATAGAAGCGGAAGATATTGAAGATGTTATCGTCCAATTCGGTGGGCAGACTGCGATAAACCTGGCAAAAGGCCTGGAAGATTACGGTGTCAATTTGTTGGGTACTTCATTCGATACACTTGATCAATTAGAAGACCGTGATCGTTTTTATCAGCTTCTTCAAAAACTGGATATCCCCCATGTACCGGGTTCAATGGCTAATGGTGAAGAACAATTAATTGCCAGTGCAGAGGCAATCGGTTTTCCAGTGCTCTTACGCCCATCCTATGTAATTGGCGGCCAGGGAATGGAAATCATCCGCTCCAAGGAAAGCTTATTGAATAGAATCGCAAATGGGTCGGCACTAGTATATCCCGTATTGATCGATTCCTATATTCCAGGGAAGGAAGCCGAAATCGATTTGATTGCGGATGGAAACGATGTGTACATTCCCATCATTGCAGAACATATAGAGAAAGCAGGCGTCCATTCCGGGGATAGCATGGCATTATTGCCAGCTCAATCCTTAACGGATGATATTAAAGATAAAATGACCCTTTATGCTAAAAAACTAGTTAGGGAACTTGGTTATAAAGGACTCATGAACATCCAATTCGTGATTGAGGGAAATAGTGTATATGTATTGGAAGTGAATCCTCGTGCCAGCCGGACAATTCCAATCATCAGTAAAGTGACCGATGTATCCTTGGTGCAAATAGCGACAAAAATATTGCTCGGGAAATATTCATTGTCGAATGTTTTCGAAAAAACTGGCTTAATGGAAGAAATTCCATATGCAGTCGTCAAATATCCGGTATTCTCTACATTTGCACTAAGCGGACTTGATTCGAAGGTAGGTCCGGAAATGAAATCAACAGGTGAAGGAATCGCCATCGGAAAAACGGTAAATGAAGCGTTGTCAAAAGTATTCCATGCTCAAAAAGCTAAACATACTTCAGGTGTTTATCAATCAGAATCAGTCCAATTAAGTGAAGATTTGTTAATGCAAATCAAAGAAGCGGGTTTGACATTGGGGAATTCGGATTTTGATAAATGGTTAAATGAAGGAAATGCGGCAGTCGTTTTGGCATATGGAACAACGGAAGAAGATAAGAAGCTAAGGTTACTTGCAGCGAAATACCGACTGCTTGCATTTACGGAAGAAGAGACTTTCAAAGCCTATTTACAATCTGTAGAAAATGTTGATCCAGGGGTTACCTCTCTTCAGGAATGGCTTGTACCATATTCGAAAGGAGTGTCACACGTATGA
- the argF gene encoding ornithine carbamoyltransferase, whose protein sequence is MSSMTAPTQAKILNGKDFLTMKEAAPTAIADLLKLAQTIKGKLQAGEEYTPLKGKTLGMIFEKSSTRTRVSFEVGMMQLGGHALFLSGNDLQIGRGETISDTAKVLSEYIDGIMIRTFEHEKILELSENASIPVINGLTDLAHPCQVLADFLTIIELKGQLKGLKMSYIGDGNNVANSLMVGCAKMGMDFSIGCPEAYKPDEKVVAYAQKVAEETGSEIVVTTSASEAIKDADIVYSDVWTSMGQEIENSIRLEAFKDYQINGELVKFAKEDYLFMHCLPAHREEEVTAEVIDGPNSVVFHQAGNRLHAQKAVLVDLMS, encoded by the coding sequence ATGAGTTCAATGACGGCACCGACACAAGCGAAGATTTTAAATGGAAAAGATTTTTTGACCATGAAAGAGGCTGCACCAACTGCAATTGCAGATTTATTAAAGCTAGCACAGACCATTAAAGGCAAATTGCAAGCTGGTGAAGAATATACGCCTTTAAAAGGGAAAACGCTGGGGATGATCTTTGAAAAATCGTCTACCCGTACCCGTGTTTCTTTTGAAGTAGGCATGATGCAGCTTGGCGGACATGCTTTGTTCCTAAGTGGCAATGACTTGCAAATTGGACGTGGTGAAACTATTTCCGATACTGCAAAAGTCCTTTCTGAATACATTGATGGCATCATGATTCGTACCTTCGAGCATGAAAAAATCCTGGAATTGTCAGAAAATGCTTCTATCCCAGTCATCAATGGGTTGACAGATCTTGCACATCCTTGTCAGGTGCTTGCTGACTTCTTGACGATCATCGAATTAAAAGGGCAGCTAAAAGGCTTGAAGATGAGTTATATCGGTGATGGCAATAATGTTGCCAATTCATTGATGGTAGGCTGTGCAAAAATGGGAATGGATTTTTCCATCGGGTGTCCTGAGGCCTATAAACCTGATGAAAAGGTCGTCGCCTATGCCCAAAAAGTGGCAGAAGAGACTGGCAGTGAAATTGTGGTGACAACCTCAGCTTCGGAAGCCATAAAAGATGCGGATATCGTCTATTCCGATGTATGGACCTCCATGGGGCAGGAAATCGAGAATAGTATCCGCTTAGAGGCTTTTAAAGATTATCAAATCAATGGTGAACTTGTGAAATTTGCCAAAGAAGATTATTTATTCATGCATTGCCTCCCTGCCCACAGGGAAGAAGAGGTAACGGCTGAAGTCATCGATGGACCTAATTCCGTCGTTTTCCATCAAGCCGGAAATCGTCTGCATGCCCAAAAGGCGGTTCTGGTGGATTTAATGTCATAA
- a CDS encoding YjzC family protein: MGQNRQFKPGQKAPNNGTYVEIGETGSTVVNPKMVKLDAGDSFPETSNHNRIWTYKRKP; this comes from the coding sequence ATGGGGCAAAATCGCCAATTTAAGCCAGGTCAGAAGGCACCTAATAATGGGACCTACGTAGAAATCGGTGAAACGGGCAGCACGGTAGTGAATCCGAAAATGGTAAAGCTTGATGCAGGGGATTCTTTTCCTGAAACGTCCAATCATAACCGGATTTGGACATATAAGCGGAAGCCATGA
- a CDS encoding IclR family transcriptional regulator — protein MEIVKSGSTIQSLQIGMSIIDLLASQRTPLRFSDIQELTEITKSNLYKYLNTLTQLELLYRDKTTGMYHLGSKLIQYGMAAIGNEDVTSRITPYLQEISHHTSCTALFSVWTYDGPITAKIWNSNQNLNIGAQLGTRLPPSSSSGKVFTVFQDPSLTAEWIEKDRNVTGSFLKDTDEYHEIRKYKIAFAKEPLVPSVSSMSIPVFNYNSELLGAITAVGFTESIPDHYADPLSGYLRKSCLEISKIFGYSAE, from the coding sequence ATGGAAATCGTAAAATCCGGTTCGACGATCCAATCATTACAAATAGGGATGAGCATCATAGATTTACTTGCTTCCCAAAGGACTCCTTTAAGATTCTCTGATATTCAGGAATTAACGGAAATAACGAAAAGTAACCTCTATAAGTATTTGAATACTTTGACTCAGCTTGAGTTGCTATATCGCGATAAGACAACAGGTATGTATCACCTTGGGAGCAAACTGATTCAATACGGCATGGCAGCGATAGGAAATGAGGATGTCACGAGCAGAATAACTCCTTATTTACAGGAAATCAGCCACCATACTTCTTGCACAGCCCTTTTTTCCGTTTGGACATACGATGGACCAATCACGGCGAAAATTTGGAATTCCAACCAAAACTTAAACATCGGGGCACAGTTAGGTACGCGGCTTCCGCCATCATCCTCGTCCGGTAAGGTGTTCACTGTTTTTCAGGATCCTTCCTTGACAGCTGAGTGGATTGAGAAAGATCGTAATGTTACAGGCTCGTTCCTTAAAGACACAGATGAATATCATGAAATTCGGAAATACAAAATAGCTTTTGCCAAAGAGCCTCTTGTACCTTCTGTTTCCTCCATGTCCATTCCGGTTTTTAATTATAATTCAGAATTGTTGGGAGCGATCACTGCCGTTGGGTTCACCGAAAGCATTCCAGATCATTATGCAGATCCCTTAAGCGGCTATTTAAGAAAGAGCTGTTTGGAAATCTCGAAAATATTCGGTTATTCCGCTGAATAG
- a CDS encoding fumarylacetoacetate hydrolase family protein: MKLVTFSSKGFKRIGAIYPNDVIVDLNYAYQALLESEGKLRSEQIAEAYVPATMEAFLQGGNESLSIAKKAADYAINNRDSFRHKLVHEIENIKLEAPVQKPGKIICVGHNYREHIAEMGRELPPFPVVFAKFANTVIGPQDDIPFFPISEQLDYEAEFAFVVGQRARNVSKEDALDYVAGYTIANDVTYRDIQRRTLEWLQGKTVEGSAPMGPWLVTSDELSDPSGLNVRLTVNGEERQKTNTSNFVFDVKYLVEFLSNLMTLEPGDIVLTGTPGGVGVARDPQVFLKDGDVVKIEIDKIGYLENRVRRVGEGK, from the coding sequence ATGAAATTAGTAACTTTCAGCAGTAAAGGATTTAAACGTATTGGTGCAATTTACCCGAATGATGTAATCGTTGACTTGAACTATGCCTATCAAGCGCTTCTTGAAAGCGAAGGGAAACTTCGCAGTGAACAAATCGCTGAAGCTTATGTCCCTGCAACAATGGAGGCGTTTTTACAGGGAGGGAATGAAAGCCTTTCCATCGCGAAAAAGGCTGCGGACTACGCTATTAACAATCGTGATTCCTTCAGACATAAATTGGTGCATGAAATTGAAAATATCAAGCTTGAGGCACCTGTCCAAAAGCCAGGCAAAATTATTTGTGTAGGACATAACTACCGTGAGCACATTGCTGAAATGGGTCGTGAACTGCCGCCATTCCCTGTGGTATTCGCAAAGTTCGCCAATACAGTAATCGGCCCCCAGGATGATATACCGTTTTTCCCAATCTCTGAACAACTAGATTATGAAGCGGAATTCGCTTTTGTAGTCGGACAAAGGGCACGTAATGTATCCAAAGAAGATGCTCTTGACTATGTGGCTGGATATACAATTGCCAATGATGTAACGTACCGTGATATCCAACGGCGTACACTTGAGTGGCTTCAAGGGAAAACGGTTGAAGGAAGTGCTCCGATGGGGCCTTGGTTAGTCACTTCCGATGAACTATCCGATCCATCTGGCTTAAATGTCCGATTAACGGTAAATGGTGAAGAACGCCAAAAAACGAATACATCCAACTTCGTATTCGATGTGAAGTATTTAGTTGAATTTTTATCGAATTTAATGACTCTTGAACCAGGTGACATCGTACTCACAGGAACACCTGGCGGGGTAGGAGTAGCCCGTGACCCACAAGTGTTCTTAAAAGATGGTGACGTTGTCAAAATCGAAATCGACAAAATAGGTTATCTTGAAAACCGTGTGCGACGTGTCGGGGAGGGAAAATAA
- a CDS encoding DinB family protein produces the protein MAYQEIGTSIQSVQQSIDHILETVTNLSEETIRFKPADDEWSIMQILSHLAEAIPYWLGEVETVIAMPGAKWGRGLQDPARLAAVTDTDKIAVDDVMKQVEELKYKVESSLGNLDEETLSKESPHRNFAKFGNKPVSYIVDHFIDEHVSGHYDQIKRNLSKIQ, from the coding sequence ATGGCTTATCAGGAAATCGGGACATCAATCCAATCGGTTCAACAATCAATCGACCACATTCTTGAGACAGTGACAAACCTATCGGAAGAAACGATCAGATTTAAGCCGGCAGATGATGAATGGTCGATCATGCAGATACTTTCCCATTTAGCTGAGGCCATACCTTATTGGTTAGGTGAAGTGGAAACTGTAATAGCGATGCCTGGAGCCAAATGGGGGCGTGGATTGCAAGATCCAGCCCGATTGGCAGCAGTTACCGATACTGACAAAATCGCTGTTGATGATGTCATGAAGCAAGTGGAGGAGCTTAAATATAAAGTGGAGAGCAGTCTCGGGAATCTTGATGAAGAAACACTATCCAAAGAATCGCCACACCGGAATTTCGCTAAATTCGGAAACAAACCAGTTTCTTATATTGTCGATCACTTCATCGATGAGCATGTTTCAGGACACTATGATCAAATTAAGCGAAATCTTTCTAAAATCCAGTGA
- a CDS encoding cupin domain-containing protein, translated as MAEKSEYMNSTIVKDFTKDIQQYNLGPLWEAIPALMDHEPKPHAHAYLWKEELLTKKLMEAAEIFTPDRGGERRAIYFQNPGLTYRQPWGWASTTQTLYAAVQLLLPGEVAPSHRHSQSALRFITNGEGAYSIVQGERIFMEEGDFLITPKNLWHGHGHVGEKPMIWMDALDIPTIYSIGGTFFEPYPDRIETPKRPDNFSELRYQGGMVRPVSDRYSQVAPLANYKWKGTKAAIEGLMNFEPDPYEGFAVEYINPSNGQTANPTMGAWMQKLPKGFHTKAHRHTHSTIYQVHQGSGYTVINGVRFDWSKGDYFVVPNWAWHEHVAEADSYLFSVNDLPIMERFDLEQQQSLDTNNGYQKIESKFKPVLV; from the coding sequence ATGGCTGAAAAATCGGAATACATGAACAGTACAATCGTAAAAGATTTTACAAAGGATATTCAGCAGTATAACCTTGGGCCACTGTGGGAAGCCATTCCCGCTTTGATGGACCATGAACCTAAACCTCATGCACATGCTTATTTATGGAAAGAAGAGCTTTTGACAAAAAAATTGATGGAAGCAGCTGAAATCTTCACACCTGACCGAGGCGGGGAGCGCAGAGCCATTTATTTTCAAAACCCTGGCCTTACTTATCGCCAGCCTTGGGGATGGGCTTCGACGACACAAACGCTTTATGCAGCAGTTCAGCTATTGTTGCCAGGTGAAGTGGCCCCTTCCCACCGTCACTCCCAAAGTGCACTTCGTTTCATTACGAATGGTGAAGGTGCCTACTCCATCGTACAGGGAGAAAGGATATTCATGGAAGAAGGAGATTTCTTGATCACGCCTAAAAACCTATGGCATGGTCATGGACATGTTGGCGAAAAACCGATGATTTGGATGGATGCCCTTGATATCCCGACCATCTATTCCATAGGTGGCACTTTCTTTGAACCTTATCCAGATCGGATTGAAACGCCTAAACGTCCGGATAATTTTTCAGAGCTCCGTTATCAAGGCGGAATGGTTCGCCCAGTATCCGACCGTTATTCACAAGTGGCTCCGCTTGCCAATTACAAGTGGAAAGGCACAAAAGCAGCGATAGAAGGATTAATGAATTTCGAACCGGACCCATATGAAGGGTTCGCCGTGGAATATATCAATCCATCAAATGGCCAAACTGCCAATCCGACGATGGGGGCATGGATGCAGAAACTTCCTAAAGGTTTCCATACGAAAGCGCATCGCCATACCCATTCCACAATTTATCAAGTGCATCAAGGATCAGGCTATACGGTTATTAATGGAGTGCGTTTTGACTGGTCCAAGGGAGATTATTTCGTCGTTCCGAATTGGGCATGGCATGAGCACGTTGCAGAAGCGGATTCTTACTTATTCTCGGTAAACGACCTACCAATAATGGAGAGATTCGATTTGGAACAGCAACAGTCATTAGACACAAACAATGGTTACCAAAAGATTGAAAGTAAATTCAAGCCTGTTTTGGTTTAA
- a CDS encoding FAD-dependent monooxygenase: MSTEKKPFIVIGGGIGGLATALGIAETKQYVKVLEQAPEFGEIGAGIQLAANATNVLQRLGVMDKINEIAVFPKRLVLMDAFSGKELSALDLGDVYKERYGAPYVVLHRSDLHKVLAEACENNPYIELVTNQTIIETVENEGEVTVTAANGSKHSGTAVIGADGLWSKARKLFVEDQPICSQYVAYRGAIPMEEVTSHGDLDDVYMWIGPNLHLVQYPVRRGELYNQVVVFKSSQYTEENEKTDQWGTPEEMDSVFAGTCELVQNAISFIQRQRRWPMYDRLPIDNWTKGRVTLTGDAAHPMLQYLAQGACQALEDAAYLSDMLHKHGNDIEQAFLEYQEERIPRTANVQTSARMWGEIIHNTTDAGILLRDTILAGRTDKDFQFVDEFHGYNKTAVKA; encoded by the coding sequence ATGAGCACAGAAAAAAAACCATTCATAGTTATCGGTGGGGGAATTGGCGGTTTGGCAACTGCTTTAGGAATCGCAGAAACTAAACAGTATGTAAAGGTCCTAGAACAAGCTCCCGAATTTGGAGAAATTGGTGCAGGGATTCAGCTTGCAGCAAATGCCACCAATGTATTGCAGCGTTTAGGTGTCATGGATAAAATCAATGAAATTGCCGTATTTCCAAAAAGGTTGGTGCTGATGGATGCCTTTTCCGGCAAAGAGCTTTCCGCTTTGGATTTAGGTGATGTTTATAAAGAAAGATATGGAGCGCCGTATGTTGTCTTGCATCGTTCCGATTTGCATAAAGTACTGGCTGAAGCCTGTGAAAATAACCCGTATATTGAACTGGTTACGAACCAAACCATTATTGAAACAGTAGAAAATGAAGGTGAAGTTACGGTTACTGCTGCCAACGGGTCTAAACATTCAGGAACTGCTGTCATTGGAGCCGATGGATTATGGTCCAAGGCACGGAAACTTTTTGTGGAAGATCAACCGATCTGCTCTCAATATGTTGCATACAGGGGAGCGATTCCGATGGAAGAGGTTACGAGCCATGGAGATTTAGATGATGTATATATGTGGATTGGGCCAAACCTTCATCTTGTTCAATACCCGGTTAGAAGGGGGGAACTTTACAACCAAGTAGTGGTGTTCAAAAGTTCTCAATACACGGAAGAAAACGAAAAAACTGATCAATGGGGAACCCCGGAAGAAATGGACAGTGTATTTGCCGGAACATGTGAGCTTGTTCAGAATGCGATTTCATTCATTCAAAGGCAACGCCGCTGGCCGATGTATGACCGGTTACCAATTGATAATTGGACTAAAGGAAGGGTTACGCTTACGGGCGATGCGGCACATCCGATGCTTCAATACTTGGCACAAGGGGCTTGCCAGGCCTTAGAAGATGCAGCTTATTTGTCGGATATGCTTCATAAGCATGGAAATGACATTGAACAGGCATTTTTGGAATATCAAGAGGAACGCATTCCGCGTACAGCTAATGTTCAAACGAGTGCAAGAATGTGGGGGGAAATCATCCACAATACGACCGATGCAGGCATTCTGCTCAGGGATACGATCCTTGCAGGTCGCACGGATAAAGATTTCCAATTCGTCGATGAATTTCATGGTTATAATAAAACGGCCGTAAAAGCATAA